A window of the Methanoregula sp. UBA64 genome harbors these coding sequences:
- a CDS encoding HEAT repeat domain-containing protein: protein MTSDTPAPDKESIAALIGQLDDPAIDNRHEAVLALARTGPDAVLPLIQSLAGATGDEPRWYRSVALAKVGTPIIAPLIAAMKENRDFEFRRYAAAALGELGEAAVEPLIEAMGSDDKELRGFFSKALCRIGKPAIVPLTRHISDEDEILRSCATLTLWQMGESGLTPMIEKLHDDKKE, encoded by the coding sequence ATGACGTCCGATACCCCTGCCCCCGACAAGGAGAGCATTGCCGCGCTCATCGGCCAGCTCGACGACCCCGCGATCGACAACCGGCACGAGGCGGTCCTCGCGCTCGCACGGACCGGCCCCGACGCCGTACTGCCCCTGATCCAATCGCTTGCCGGGGCAACGGGAGACGAACCCCGCTGGTACCGGTCAGTGGCTCTCGCCAAGGTGGGCACACCCATTATTGCGCCGCTCATTGCGGCCATGAAGGAGAACCGCGACTTCGAGTTCCGGCGCTACGCGGCAGCGGCTCTCGGGGAACTCGGGGAGGCGGCAGTCGAGCCTCTCATCGAGGCAATGGGAAGCGACGACAAGGAACTGCGGGGCTTTTTCTCAAAAGCGCTCTGCCGGATAGGAAAACCCGCGATAGTCCCGCTCACCCGGCACATCTCCGACGAAGACGAGATCCTCCGGTCGTGTGCAACCCTCACGCTCTGGCAGATGGGAGAGTCCGGCCTGACCCCCATGATCGAAAAACTCCATGACGACAAAAAAGAATAA
- a CDS encoding aconitase X catalytic domain-containing protein, with amino-acid sequence MMLDADDERILAGEEGETRQKMLELVVALGKVFGAERLVPIRSAQVSGASYKTIGRYGLEWLDSLDAKAVVPAILNPIGMARGRWEEMGIDPAFAQNQEKVVTAYERLGITLECTCTPYYLYETRYGDHLAWSESSAVSYANSVIGARTNREGGPSALAAALVGKTACYGLHLDKNRVPQIVLDVRADTKDWGVAEYGALGYHAGKLVGNRIPYFRGIRPEPDQLKALGAAMAATGAVALYHVDGVTPDAQKHRYDVSGIETIPVEGAEIEAVFTDIPVDAVALGCPHCSPAELAEIAKLLAGKVVAKPLYIFASQGVIDKNSRLVDSIEKTGARVFADTCMVVSPVMEQYASVMVNSGKALAYVPNMCGGKARIGTLADCIAVATEF; translated from the coding sequence ATGATGCTTGACGCGGACGACGAACGGATCCTTGCCGGGGAAGAGGGCGAGACCCGGCAGAAGATGCTCGAACTCGTAGTGGCGCTCGGGAAGGTCTTCGGGGCGGAACGGCTCGTTCCCATCAGAAGCGCACAGGTGAGCGGGGCGTCCTATAAGACGATCGGCAGGTACGGCCTTGAATGGCTCGACAGCCTCGATGCAAAGGCGGTTGTCCCGGCGATCCTGAACCCGATCGGCATGGCCCGGGGCCGGTGGGAAGAGATGGGGATCGACCCGGCCTTTGCACAAAACCAGGAGAAGGTTGTTACTGCGTACGAACGGCTCGGGATAACGCTCGAATGCACCTGCACGCCGTACTACCTGTACGAGACCCGGTATGGCGATCATCTCGCCTGGTCTGAATCGTCGGCGGTCAGCTACGCGAACTCGGTGATCGGCGCCCGGACCAACCGCGAGGGGGGCCCGTCCGCGCTTGCCGCGGCGCTGGTGGGAAAGACCGCCTGTTACGGCCTGCACCTCGACAAGAACCGGGTGCCGCAGATCGTGCTTGATGTCCGTGCAGATACGAAAGACTGGGGTGTTGCCGAGTACGGGGCGCTCGGGTACCATGCGGGAAAGCTGGTCGGCAACCGGATCCCGTACTTCCGGGGCATCCGGCCCGAACCCGACCAGCTCAAGGCACTCGGGGCCGCGATGGCAGCGACCGGGGCCGTGGCGCTCTACCATGTGGACGGCGTTACCCCCGATGCACAGAAACACCGGTACGATGTATCCGGGATCGAGACAATTCCGGTCGAAGGAGCGGAGATCGAAGCGGTCTTTACCGATATCCCGGTCGATGCCGTTGCCCTCGGCTGCCCGCACTGCTCGCCGGCCGAACTTGCCGAGATTGCAAAGCTCCTTGCCGGGAAAGTCGTGGCAAAACCCCTCTATATCTTTGCATCGCAGGGCGTCATCGACAAGAACTCACGGCTGGTCGATTCCATCGAAAAGACCGGCGCCCGGGTCTTTGCCGACACCTGCATGGTTGTCTCCCCGGTCATGGAGCAGTACGCTTCGGTCATGGTAAACTCCGGCAAAGCCCTTGCCTATGTCCCCAACATGTGCGGGGGAAAGGCCCGGATCGGGACGCTTGCCGACTGCATTGCAGTTGCAACGGAATTCTAA
- a CDS encoding DNA-directed DNA polymerase II large subunit — protein MLKLSPVMEAYGNTLMAGLSRAIAIAEEARRQGLDPSMAVEIPIASDLADRVEVLVGIKGVAARIRELESQMSREEAALKIGDDFVAKMFGEKNNDEILDHSIRTAMALLTEGVVSAPTEGIAKVGLGKNDDGSTYLMIYYAGPIRSAGGTAQALSVLVGDYVRAKLGIGRYRPRQEEIERYIEEIRQYNTIMSLQYLPSEAEIRLIVENCPVCIDGEATEKEEVSGHRNLSRVETNAVRGGMALVLAEGIAGKARKLKSKVEKMNMQGWDWLDKLIAGAGKPAAETESHAPGIKPLDKYLRDLIGGRPVFSYPMRKGGFRLRYGRSRNTGFATAGFNPATLYLLGGFLAVGTQMKLERPGKACGVVPVDTIDGPTIRLKGGDVVRVDDEKTALTLMGKVERILDVGEILIAYGDFLENNHPLVPAGYCEEWWLLDQEPGTKLPKDETEALALAHTTGRYLHPSWTWFWDDITCDQIRLLADTVAREGKIEEDALVIPLTAEVKDPLEILLIPHKVSGGTIRIRAYRAFTACLGLDEHLKKRDTWNTVPADAAQLDLVMHLSGLKLRSRSGIRIGGRMGRPGKSKPRKMSPPPHALFPLGESGGARRSFQEASSHAEESDASATEIDFQKEGGMIEIEVGRRRCPDCGEITYLNRCQKCKTHTTPVYTCPKCGHEMMTPRCPNCDVPTKCSQRIALNVKEEYAQAMGRLGIKKDSIALVKGVKGVISQERTVEAMEKGILRALQDIYVFKDGTTRFDMIDLPLTHIRPDEICVSVEKMRELGYLKDINGYDLQNGKQVVELHPQDILLSDSCALYMIKIAQFIDDELTKFYGLPAFYNVKTRDDLVGQLMIGLAPHTSAGVLARVVGFTRANVGYAHPFFHAAKRRNCFFGDTEIEVMDGKNWTKIPIRKFVMENFDISQPGIDRLGTYYSDPVRPYYTRTVDTAGTLHIRKITSVSIHRAPPNLLRFTTARSRQLTVTPDHAMIVWDVGYLRKIRAMEVKAGDPVPVFEGNAVITDRITSVETVATLEDRVYCLTVAEDHTLVANGIFTGQCDGDEDCVMLLMDGLLNFSKSFLPQNRGGTMDAPLVLTSRIDPAEIDKESLNVDVGKGYPRELYEAGLAYAKAKDVEPLIDRVERRLGTPQQLEGFFFTHDTSDISSGPLESTYTQLKTMAEKLDAELDLAEKIRAVDADDVAERVLNTHFIRDLMGNLSAFSKQKFRCTKCNTSYRRMPLAGKCTKFKGKGICNGNIIPTVHEGSVKKYLEVSRAMVKKYKVSEYCRQRVEVLDLNIESTFGEEKQEQLGLADFM, from the coding sequence ATGCTCAAGCTCTCCCCGGTGATGGAAGCGTACGGGAATACCCTCATGGCAGGGCTGTCCCGCGCAATCGCCATCGCAGAGGAGGCGCGGCGCCAGGGGCTCGACCCCAGCATGGCAGTCGAGATCCCGATTGCAAGCGACCTTGCCGACCGGGTCGAAGTGCTCGTGGGGATCAAAGGGGTGGCGGCCCGGATCCGCGAGCTTGAATCGCAGATGTCCCGTGAAGAGGCGGCTCTCAAGATCGGCGACGACTTTGTCGCAAAGATGTTCGGGGAGAAGAACAACGACGAGATCCTCGACCATTCCATCCGGACCGCGATGGCCCTGCTCACGGAAGGGGTAGTCTCGGCCCCGACCGAAGGGATAGCAAAAGTGGGTCTCGGGAAAAACGACGACGGCAGCACCTATCTCATGATCTATTATGCCGGTCCGATCCGGAGCGCCGGCGGGACGGCGCAGGCACTCTCCGTGCTCGTCGGGGACTATGTGCGGGCAAAGCTCGGGATCGGGAGGTACCGTCCCCGGCAGGAAGAGATCGAGCGGTACATCGAGGAGATCCGGCAGTACAACACGATCATGAGCCTCCAGTACCTCCCGAGCGAGGCCGAGATCCGGCTGATCGTGGAGAACTGCCCGGTCTGTATCGACGGAGAAGCAACGGAAAAGGAAGAGGTCTCGGGGCACCGGAACCTCTCCCGGGTCGAGACAAACGCCGTCCGGGGCGGGATGGCGCTCGTCCTTGCCGAGGGCATAGCGGGAAAGGCCCGCAAGCTCAAGAGCAAGGTCGAGAAGATGAACATGCAGGGCTGGGACTGGCTGGACAAGCTGATCGCCGGCGCGGGAAAACCGGCAGCCGAGACCGAGTCCCATGCCCCGGGTATCAAGCCGCTCGACAAGTACCTCCGCGATCTCATCGGCGGCCGGCCGGTCTTTTCCTACCCGATGCGGAAAGGGGGTTTCCGGCTCCGGTACGGGCGGTCGCGGAACACCGGGTTTGCCACCGCCGGGTTTAACCCGGCAACCCTGTACCTGCTGGGCGGGTTCCTTGCGGTCGGCACCCAGATGAAACTCGAACGGCCCGGCAAGGCCTGCGGGGTTGTACCGGTCGATACGATCGACGGGCCCACGATCCGGCTCAAGGGGGGCGACGTGGTCCGGGTGGACGATGAAAAGACCGCGCTTACCCTCATGGGAAAGGTGGAACGGATCCTTGACGTCGGCGAGATCCTGATCGCGTACGGGGATTTCCTGGAAAACAACCACCCGCTCGTCCCGGCCGGCTACTGCGAGGAGTGGTGGCTGCTCGATCAGGAACCGGGAACAAAACTGCCAAAGGACGAGACCGAGGCCCTGGCGCTCGCACACACCACCGGCAGGTACCTCCACCCCTCATGGACGTGGTTCTGGGACGATATCACCTGCGACCAGATCCGGCTCCTCGCAGATACGGTTGCACGGGAGGGAAAGATCGAGGAGGATGCCCTTGTCATCCCGCTCACCGCGGAGGTCAAAGACCCGCTTGAGATCCTGCTCATCCCGCACAAGGTGAGCGGCGGAACGATCCGGATCCGGGCATACCGCGCCTTTACAGCCTGCCTCGGCCTCGACGAGCACCTGAAAAAACGCGATACCTGGAACACGGTGCCGGCCGATGCAGCACAGCTCGACCTTGTCATGCACCTGAGTGGCTTGAAACTCCGGTCCCGGTCCGGGATCCGGATCGGCGGGAGGATGGGACGGCCCGGCAAGTCCAAGCCCCGGAAGATGAGCCCGCCGCCCCACGCCCTCTTCCCGCTTGGGGAGTCCGGGGGAGCACGGCGCTCGTTCCAGGAAGCATCGAGCCATGCCGAGGAATCCGATGCCAGCGCGACCGAGATCGATTTCCAGAAAGAGGGCGGTATGATCGAGATTGAAGTCGGCCGCCGGCGCTGTCCCGATTGCGGTGAGATCACGTACCTGAACCGGTGCCAGAAGTGCAAAACGCACACGACCCCGGTCTACACCTGCCCGAAGTGCGGGCATGAGATGATGACACCGCGCTGCCCGAACTGTGATGTCCCCACTAAGTGCAGCCAGCGGATCGCCTTAAACGTAAAGGAGGAATACGCGCAGGCAATGGGGCGCCTCGGGATAAAAAAAGACAGTATCGCGCTCGTGAAAGGCGTAAAGGGCGTGATCTCCCAGGAGAGAACGGTCGAGGCGATGGAAAAAGGCATTCTCCGTGCCCTCCAGGACATCTACGTCTTCAAGGACGGCACCACGCGCTTCGATATGATCGATCTCCCGCTCACCCATATCCGGCCGGACGAGATATGCGTGAGCGTGGAAAAGATGCGAGAGCTCGGGTACCTCAAAGATATCAACGGCTACGATCTCCAGAACGGGAAACAGGTCGTAGAACTGCACCCGCAGGACATCCTGCTCTCCGACTCCTGTGCCTTGTATATGATCAAGATCGCGCAGTTCATCGACGATGAGCTCACGAAGTTCTACGGACTTCCGGCATTTTATAACGTAAAGACCCGGGACGATCTTGTCGGGCAGCTCATGATCGGCCTTGCACCGCATACGAGCGCCGGCGTGCTTGCCCGGGTTGTCGGGTTTACCCGGGCAAACGTTGGTTACGCCCACCCGTTCTTCCATGCGGCTAAGAGGCGGAACTGTTTCTTCGGCGATACCGAGATCGAGGTGATGGACGGGAAGAACTGGACGAAGATCCCCATCCGCAAATTCGTGATGGAGAACTTCGACATCAGCCAGCCCGGCATCGACCGGCTGGGTACCTATTACTCCGACCCGGTCCGGCCCTATTACACCCGGACCGTGGATACCGCCGGGACCCTGCACATCCGTAAAATTACCTCGGTCTCCATCCACCGGGCGCCTCCAAACCTCCTCCGGTTTACCACCGCCCGCAGCCGGCAGCTCACGGTCACCCCGGACCACGCGATGATTGTCTGGGATGTCGGGTACCTCAGGAAGATCCGGGCAATGGAGGTCAAGGCCGGCGATCCCGTGCCGGTCTTTGAAGGAAACGCCGTTATTACCGACCGGATCACCAGCGTCGAGACGGTTGCCACGCTCGAAGACCGGGTGTACTGCCTGACGGTGGCTGAAGACCACACGCTCGTTGCAAACGGCATCTTCACCGGCCAGTGCGATGGCGATGAGGACTGCGTCATGCTCCTCATGGACGGCCTCTTAAACTTCTCCAAATCGTTTTTGCCCCAGAACCGGGGCGGGACCATGGACGCCCCGCTCGTGCTCACCAGCCGGATCGACCCGGCGGAGATCGACAAGGAGTCCTTAAACGTGGATGTCGGGAAGGGATACCCGCGCGAACTCTACGAGGCCGGCCTCGCGTACGCGAAAGCAAAGGATGTCGAGCCCCTCATCGACCGGGTGGAACGCAGGCTCGGGACCCCGCAGCAGCTGGAAGGGTTCTTCTTCACCCACGACACCTCCGACATATCGTCAGGCCCGCTGGAGTCCACCTACACGCAGCTCAAGACCATGGCCGAGAAACTCGATGCCGAACTGGATCTCGCAGAGAAGATCCGGGCGGTCGATGCGGATGATGTGGCAGAACGGGTCTTAAACACCCACTTCATCCGCGACCTGATGGGCAACCTCTCCGCGTTCTCCAAGCAGAAGTTCCGGTGCACCAAGTGCAACACGAGCTACCGCCGGATGCCGCTTGCCGGCAAGTGCACGAAGTTTAAGGGAAAAGGTATCTGCAACGGCAACATCATCCCGACCGTGCACGAGGGCTCGGTCAAGAAGTACCTCGAAGTGTCCCGGGCGATGGTGAAAAAATACAAGGTGTCGGAATACTGCCGGCAGCGGGTCGAGGTGCTCGACCTGAATATCGAGTCCACGTTTGGCGAGGAGAAGCAGGAACAGCTGGGCCTTGCCGATTTCATGTGA
- a CDS encoding vWA domain-containing protein translates to MNLALDNPALGSLVMTSPTTDASGIATGTFTAGTKSGAVNITATISKDGYSVTKTIPQYIDHDVPYTVRFDYDGEVTVDTETPFSMSFADYWGNPIDNKNPAATHTVSLHIGSVNNTAAFDKSGTFVQDITTNTDAKGNASVTVRTSIAGGENIIWMKPFGNIGDQYKTITSLTDAVPFSITQDVSPSPAMQPCDGAADHTFSFIYTLYDKHGNIAENQSLLLHTSWAGDKDTTFTSNDLGQVWLTYGPHQTAANISVTATSLTNSSVTATRFVEFYSTAPVNMQLTASPQTMGSLDAGSSLRANVSAEVTDIMGNPVKNESVTFTIGTPWYDGTYNVTAGPVWESTHSATVTGTTNDDGFATVKFMPGAFSRNKKDLNYNQQATGHVTVTAKWVNANGTEVIQNLQLNWKNYPYLSVDTSVNPLTVGVNDTVDLTIKLKGDGWALQPSPIDVNLVIDRSGSMGNNLAGKSGTPTRISIAKSAATTFINNMTEGQDRVGLFSFASDVSHDAALQTTFSPVKTAVSNLNSNGATATRDAIKKAIDDMVAHPNTDANAIRAIIVMTDGDWNYYGAPNGKGNGFSSWDYTLNNNVASWSGGVTDYNTYYYYTDLNGGYNHYAKVNVPNNDPNYGETTLYYYYTNANYYDNAELTNQNLSIYAKNHNIRLYFIFFASSPAAMSQSTLQSMANATGGFYQQALTATALNDAYKKIAGDLQEQAGVNTTMQVAFDNVNVSGVTLPGADVYQYVYDPTASSKITWQDGNTNVTDQTADWNDDHNLNFNIGTITLNQVWQADMRFRILKPGNIEVFSGSSVIFNNGTDRMDLPTKYVNVIPNLTNPGWSMQAIRLTDLAANTGGGKIVDTLPVTWNLTYPGNITKSATEQVFWSNDNKQSWHQFDTEFSGPCVNSIQGSTLDVRNLPSGTYWIRVKASADDAVGDEAITATGIDIGMEGKSYIKLE, encoded by the coding sequence GTGAATCTCGCACTTGACAACCCGGCGCTCGGATCGCTTGTCATGACAAGCCCCACGACAGACGCATCCGGTATTGCGACCGGAACATTTACGGCCGGTACCAAATCCGGGGCCGTAAATATTACCGCCACCATCTCCAAAGACGGGTATAGTGTCACCAAAACCATACCCCAGTACATCGATCACGACGTTCCGTATACCGTTCGGTTCGATTATGACGGCGAGGTGACGGTAGACACGGAGACGCCGTTTTCGATGAGTTTTGCCGATTACTGGGGAAATCCCATCGACAATAAAAACCCGGCCGCTACACACACCGTCTCTCTTCACATCGGTTCGGTCAACAACACAGCAGCGTTCGATAAGAGCGGAACGTTCGTGCAGGATATCACCACGAACACGGATGCAAAGGGTAATGCTTCAGTAACCGTCAGAACCTCCATTGCTGGCGGGGAGAACATCATCTGGATGAAACCGTTCGGGAATATCGGCGATCAGTACAAAACGATTACCAGCCTGACGGACGCTGTCCCCTTTAGTATTACCCAGGATGTATCTCCATCTCCCGCAATGCAGCCCTGCGACGGCGCAGCGGACCATACCTTCTCGTTTATCTATACACTCTACGATAAGCATGGCAACATCGCAGAAAACCAGTCGCTATTGCTGCACACCAGCTGGGCGGGAGACAAGGATACCACATTTACCTCAAACGATCTCGGCCAGGTCTGGCTGACCTATGGCCCCCACCAGACCGCAGCCAACATTTCTGTTACAGCAACATCGCTTACGAATTCATCGGTGACGGCGACCAGGTTTGTGGAGTTTTACAGCACGGCCCCGGTCAATATGCAGCTGACCGCAAGCCCCCAGACGATGGGGAGCCTTGATGCAGGGAGTTCTCTGCGGGCCAATGTCTCGGCTGAAGTGACCGACATTATGGGAAATCCCGTTAAAAACGAGTCTGTCACCTTTACCATCGGAACGCCATGGTACGACGGCACGTATAATGTCACTGCCGGACCGGTATGGGAAAGTACACATTCGGCAACGGTGACGGGGACTACCAACGATGATGGTTTTGCCACCGTTAAATTCATGCCCGGGGCATTCAGCCGGAATAAGAAAGATCTCAATTACAACCAGCAGGCAACCGGGCATGTAACGGTGACCGCTAAATGGGTAAATGCCAATGGCACCGAGGTCATACAAAATCTCCAGCTGAACTGGAAGAACTATCCTTACCTCAGCGTCGATACGAGCGTGAACCCCCTTACGGTCGGCGTTAACGATACCGTGGATCTCACGATTAAACTGAAGGGGGACGGGTGGGCGCTCCAGCCAAGTCCCATTGATGTCAATCTTGTAATAGACCGGTCAGGAAGTATGGGGAATAATCTAGCCGGGAAAAGCGGTACACCTACTAGAATATCTATTGCCAAATCCGCTGCGACCACGTTCATCAATAATATGACAGAGGGACAGGACAGGGTGGGTCTGTTTTCTTTTGCATCAGATGTGTCTCACGATGCAGCATTACAAACCACATTTAGTCCGGTAAAAACTGCTGTTTCAAACCTGAACTCAAACGGTGCCACAGCAACACGGGACGCAATAAAAAAAGCCATTGATGACATGGTCGCGCACCCGAATACAGATGCGAATGCAATACGGGCGATCATTGTTATGACCGATGGAGACTGGAACTATTATGGTGCACCAAATGGAAAAGGAAACGGATTCTCTTCATGGGATTATACTTTAAATAATAATGTTGCATCTTGGTCCGGTGGCGTTACGGATTATAATACTTATTATTATTATACCGACCTTAATGGGGGATATAACCATTACGCTAAAGTCAATGTACCTAATAATGACCCCAACTATGGGGAAACTACCCTATATTACTATTATACAAATGCCAATTATTATGATAACGCGGAACTTACAAACCAAAATTTATCCATTTACGCCAAAAACCATAATATCCGTCTCTATTTTATATTCTTTGCCAGTTCACCTGCTGCCATGTCGCAGAGTACACTGCAATCAATGGCAAATGCTACAGGGGGGTTCTATCAGCAGGCATTGACGGCAACCGCACTGAACGATGCATATAAAAAGATCGCTGGCGATCTCCAGGAACAGGCCGGCGTTAACACTACGATGCAGGTTGCCTTTGACAATGTCAATGTGTCCGGCGTCACCCTCCCGGGAGCAGATGTCTACCAGTATGTGTACGATCCGACTGCATCCTCCAAAATCACCTGGCAGGACGGGAATACGAATGTCACGGACCAGACTGCCGACTGGAACGACGATCACAACCTGAATTTCAACATCGGCACAATCACCCTTAACCAGGTCTGGCAGGCAGACATGAGATTCAGAATTTTAAAGCCGGGGAATATCGAAGTGTTTTCAGGTTCATCGGTCATCTTCAACAATGGTACCGACAGAATGGACCTGCCGACAAAATACGTGAACGTGATCCCCAATCTCACCAACCCCGGATGGTCGATGCAGGCAATCAGACTGACCGATCTTGCAGCAAACACGGGTGGCGGCAAAATTGTAGATACCCTCCCGGTAACATGGAATCTCACCTACCCGGGGAATATCACTAAAAGCGCAACCGAACAGGTGTTCTGGTCAAACGACAATAAGCAGAGCTGGCACCAGTTCGATACGGAATTCAGTGGTCCCTGCGTCAACTCAATACAGGGTTCGACCCTGGACGTAAGAAACCTCCCGTCAGGAACCTATTGGATCCGCGTGAAAGCGAGCGCCGACGATGCAGTAGGTGATGAAGCGATAACTGCAACGGGAATCGATATAGGAATGGAAGGAAAATCCTATATCAAACTCGAATAA
- a CDS encoding DUF1646 family protein, translating to MELFVTLGLFVIFCLVLVLPFVNKKIEENLEIFLFVCGVAALTLAGFATIDGETTGWTAAIVIEALTSPLNIASIGGIPIGIVQIVLVVGILIYCFHHQMERAINKMVGSFSLKVIVPLLIIVLGLVASIISAILAAIILIEIINSLPLPREGKIEITVIACFAIGLGAGLTPLGEPLTTIVISKLSGDPYHAGFSFLIDTIGIYLVPAVILLGILGLIALKKRKTDETNLKCTVERENLSEVVIRAGKVYLFIMALTFLGSGFKPLVAGYIDMIPSAGLYWVNMVSAVLDNATLAAAEINPSLSLSQITCALMGLLISGGMLIQGNIPNIIAAGKMGITSKEWAKVGLPLGLALMAGFFCILFVPGWLGLV from the coding sequence GTGGAACTTTTCGTAACGCTGGGCCTGTTTGTTATCTTCTGTCTCGTCCTTGTCCTTCCGTTCGTAAATAAAAAGATCGAAGAGAACCTCGAGATCTTCTTGTTTGTCTGCGGTGTCGCGGCACTGACCCTTGCCGGATTTGCCACGATAGACGGGGAGACCACCGGCTGGACTGCCGCTATCGTCATCGAGGCGCTGACGAGCCCGCTCAACATTGCCTCGATCGGCGGCATCCCTATCGGGATTGTCCAGATCGTCCTTGTCGTGGGCATCCTGATCTACTGCTTCCACCACCAGATGGAGCGGGCGATCAACAAAATGGTCGGGTCGTTCTCCCTCAAGGTGATCGTCCCCCTGCTTATCATTGTCCTGGGCCTTGTCGCAAGTATCATCTCTGCCATCCTTGCCGCGATCATCCTTATCGAGATTATCAACTCCCTTCCCCTCCCAAGGGAAGGCAAGATCGAGATCACGGTAATCGCCTGTTTTGCGATCGGCCTTGGCGCCGGGCTCACGCCCCTTGGGGAACCTCTCACTACCATCGTGATCTCCAAGCTGTCGGGCGACCCGTACCATGCCGGGTTTTCGTTTTTGATCGATACGATCGGGATCTACCTTGTCCCTGCCGTGATACTTTTGGGAATTCTCGGCCTTATTGCGCTCAAGAAGCGTAAGACTGACGAGACGAACCTGAAATGCACGGTCGAGCGCGAAAACCTAAGCGAGGTCGTCATCCGGGCCGGCAAAGTTTACCTCTTTATCATGGCGCTGACGTTTCTCGGGAGCGGGTTCAAGCCCCTCGTTGCCGGCTACATCGACATGATCCCTTCCGCAGGGCTCTACTGGGTCAACATGGTCTCGGCAGTGCTCGACAACGCGACCCTTGCCGCCGCCGAGATCAACCCCTCGCTCTCGCTCTCCCAGATCACCTGCGCACTGATGGGACTCCTCATCTCCGGGGGTATGCTCATCCAGGGGAACATCCCCAACATCATCGCGGCCGGGAAGATGGGAATCACGAGCAAGGAGTGGGCGAAAGTCGGTCTCCCGCTCGGTCTGGCGTTAATGGCCGGGTTCTTCTGCATCCTCTTTGTCCCGGGGTGGCTCGGGCTGGTATAG
- a CDS encoding CPBP family intramembrane glutamic endopeptidase, whose amino-acid sequence MSIPPVLSRFCESVRQSRYRDALVTIPVIAAFLVLMILSLVMGDQGIVGEFVSAGGMVAPFVILALLAYLGETTRWVRYIAILWLLGLLACTVIVTFLFTLGPAGAFSPDPEVMNAWIASLSAGKVAVALLVPLCAGLVCLFGFWRRFRVLLARVLPIDPDSFVQTIGLVTVTALILLPIVPLAVTGNAPFLDANLQNVLGIGTEVPGSSVNTDTFTLIWTIIGSFFLVGLWVRRDIRGTLDRLGLVRPTLRQVLLAITLGILLVGIFTVLDNLLAGLFAATGITITDETLVNNLFASSFTPLAAVVAAVAAGLGEELAIRGVIQPRFGILLSALVFASLHAYQYAWDGVIGVLLAGLCFGVLRKYTNTSTSAICHGTYDLVLFALLMVGFTSI is encoded by the coding sequence ATGTCGATCCCTCCCGTGCTTTCCCGCTTTTGTGAATCGGTCCGGCAGAGCAGGTACCGCGACGCTCTTGTCACCATCCCGGTTATCGCTGCATTCCTCGTCCTGATGATCCTCTCGCTTGTCATGGGGGATCAGGGAATCGTCGGGGAGTTCGTTTCAGCCGGGGGAATGGTTGCCCCGTTCGTGATCCTTGCCCTCCTTGCATACCTCGGGGAGACTACCCGGTGGGTCCGGTACATCGCCATCCTCTGGCTCCTTGGCCTGCTTGCCTGTACCGTCATTGTTACGTTCCTGTTTACCCTCGGGCCGGCCGGGGCGTTTTCTCCTGATCCCGAGGTAATGAATGCATGGATCGCATCGCTATCAGCGGGAAAAGTTGCTGTTGCCCTGCTTGTGCCGCTGTGTGCCGGGCTGGTCTGCCTTTTCGGGTTCTGGCGCCGGTTCAGGGTACTGCTCGCCCGTGTCCTCCCCATCGATCCTGACTCTTTTGTCCAGACGATCGGTCTTGTTACGGTCACGGCCCTCATCCTTTTACCCATTGTCCCGCTTGCAGTTACCGGCAACGCCCCGTTCCTTGACGCAAACCTCCAGAACGTGCTCGGGATCGGGACGGAAGTGCCCGGATCCTCCGTCAACACGGACACCTTCACCCTCATCTGGACCATTATCGGCTCGTTTTTCCTGGTCGGGCTCTGGGTTCGCCGGGATATTCGGGGAACGCTCGACCGGCTCGGCCTTGTCCGGCCCACGCTCCGCCAGGTACTCCTGGCAATCACCCTGGGTATCCTGCTGGTCGGCATCTTCACGGTGCTCGATAATCTGCTTGCCGGACTCTTTGCGGCCACGGGGATTACGATAACGGACGAGACCCTGGTCAACAACCTCTTTGCCTCGTCATTCACCCCGCTTGCCGCAGTTGTCGCCGCGGTTGCTGCCGGCCTTGGCGAGGAACTTGCGATCCGCGGGGTCATCCAGCCGCGTTTCGGGATCCTGCTCTCGGCACTTGTCTTTGCCTCGCTCCATGCGTACCAGTATGCATGGGACGGCGTGATCGGCGTGCTCCTTGCCGGCCTCTGTTTTGGCGTGTTACGGAAATATACGAATACCTCGACGAGCGCCATCTGCCACGGTACCTACGATCTTGTGCTGTTTGCCCTCCTTATGGTAGGGTTTACTTCGATCTGA